In Centroberyx gerrardi isolate f3 chromosome 20, fCenGer3.hap1.cur.20231027, whole genome shotgun sequence, a genomic segment contains:
- the rpl38 gene encoding large ribosomal subunit protein eL38, translating into MPRKIEEIKDFLLTARRKDAKSVKIKKNKDNVKFKVRCSRYLYTLVITDKEKAEKLKQSLPPGLAVKELK; encoded by the exons ATG CCACGAAAAATTGAAGAAATCAAAGATTTCCTGCTGACAGCCAGGAGGAAGGATGCCAAGT CCGTAAAGATCAAGAAGAACAAGGACAATGTCAAGTTCAAGGTGCGCTGCAGCAGGTACCTGTACACCCTGGTCATCACAGACAAGGAGAAGGCCGAGAAGCTGAAGCAGTCCCTGCCCCCAG GTCTGGCTGTGAAGGAGCTGAAGTAG